Proteins from a genomic interval of Lysobacter arenosi:
- a CDS encoding indolepyruvate ferredoxin oxidoreductase family protein, with protein MTSTAELSSPSSANTALTNSVLDTDYSLEHKYSREQGRIYLSGVQALVRLPLMQRLRDQAAGLNTAGFISGYRGSPLGGFDLELWRARKHLEAAGVKFTPGLNEDLGATMVWGTQQTNLFPGAKVEGVYGMWYGKGPGVDRTGDVFKHANAAGTSKFGGVLALAADDHACRSSTLPHGSEDEFVSAMMPILNPAGVQDILDMGVLGWAMSRYTGRWVGFKTIAETVESSASIDVNPLAMQIILPEDFEMPAGGLNIRWPDPPMDQEMRLHRYAVKAAQAFARANGIDRTVIDSPRARLGIVTTGKSYLDVLQALEYLGLDENACADLGIRVYKVGMTRPLEPVGITRFAQGLEDIVVVEEKRAFIERQMKEYMYNWSGQRPSIVGKYDEQGEWILPSTGELTPATIAGVIGRRIQKFHNSEHIENVLKWMAEKESELALPRAQFPRVPHYCSGCPHNTSTVVPEGSRALGGIGCHYMVTWMDRSTDTFTHMGGEGVTWSGQAAFTETPHVFQNLGDGTYFHSGSLAIRQSVATGVNITYKILYNDAVAMTGGQPVDGTLSVPQIAHQVRSEGVQTIVLVSDDIAKWSKRELFPSDIEFFDRKELDNVQKRLREVKGTSVLIYDQTCATEKRRRRKRGKMVDPQKRVMVNSLVCEGCGDCGKKSFCVSVLPKETEFGRKREIDQSNCNKDYSCVNGFCPSFVTVEGGGLRKKKGSGAKDRLSDLPLPKLPSLDQPWNILITGVGGTGVVTIGALLGMAGHLEGKGASVLDQTGLAQKGGAVTTHIRIARTPADIHAVRIAAGEADLVLGCDMVVVNDYWALSKVRSGRSSVVLNSYEAMPGTFTTRPDMQFPATDIIAAIKVALGGKDPHVVDATQLATALMGDAIASNLFILGYAWQQGLVPLSLDSIMRAVELNGAAIEMNKTAFAWGRLAVIDPQAVAESAGLVRNAQTAAESTPHELPMLSPGAWEGNEWGATSAPRTTRKEDELRHVPAHGGDNVAFLPLDDARLSRSLDEVISRRVAFLTEYQDASYARRYSDFVARVHAAERNVAGTTDLTEAVARYAFKLMAYKDEYEVARLYTSGDFQKKLEQQFDGDYKLKFHLAPPLLAKKDAQGRLIKQEFGPWVFTAFKWMAKLRFLRGGAFDIFGKTEERKMERQLIVDYFKTIEGLLGKLDRSNVGLAAEIASIPEHIRGYGHVKEDHLHKAKAREAELLKEWDNPLRIVKVA; from the coding sequence ATGACCAGCACCGCCGAACTCAGCTCGCCGTCCTCGGCGAACACCGCGCTTACCAACTCGGTGCTCGATACCGACTACTCGCTCGAGCACAAGTACAGCCGCGAACAAGGCCGCATCTACCTCAGTGGTGTGCAGGCGCTGGTGCGCCTGCCGCTGATGCAGCGCCTGCGCGACCAGGCCGCCGGCCTCAACACCGCCGGCTTCATCTCCGGTTACCGCGGCAGCCCGCTGGGCGGCTTCGACTTGGAGCTGTGGCGCGCGCGCAAGCACCTGGAAGCGGCCGGCGTGAAGTTCACTCCGGGCCTCAACGAGGACCTCGGCGCGACCATGGTCTGGGGCACCCAGCAAACCAACCTGTTCCCGGGCGCCAAGGTCGAAGGCGTGTACGGCATGTGGTACGGCAAGGGTCCGGGCGTGGACCGCACCGGTGACGTGTTCAAGCACGCCAATGCCGCCGGCACGTCGAAGTTCGGTGGCGTGCTCGCGCTTGCCGCCGACGACCACGCCTGCCGCTCGTCGACGCTGCCGCACGGCTCGGAAGACGAGTTCGTCAGCGCGATGATGCCGATCCTCAACCCGGCCGGCGTCCAGGACATCCTCGACATGGGCGTGCTCGGTTGGGCGATGTCGCGCTACACCGGCCGTTGGGTCGGCTTCAAGACGATCGCCGAGACGGTCGAGTCGTCGGCGTCCATCGACGTCAACCCGCTGGCGATGCAGATCATCCTGCCGGAGGACTTCGAGATGCCCGCCGGCGGCCTCAACATCCGCTGGCCCGATCCGCCGATGGACCAGGAAATGCGCCTGCACCGCTATGCGGTCAAGGCCGCGCAGGCCTTCGCCCGCGCCAACGGCATCGACCGCACCGTCATCGATTCGCCGCGCGCGCGCCTGGGCATCGTCACCACCGGCAAGTCCTACCTCGACGTGCTGCAGGCGCTGGAATACCTGGGCCTGGACGAGAACGCCTGCGCCGACCTGGGCATCCGCGTCTACAAGGTCGGCATGACCCGGCCGCTGGAGCCGGTCGGCATCACCCGCTTCGCGCAGGGCCTGGAGGACATCGTCGTCGTCGAGGAAAAGCGCGCCTTCATCGAACGCCAGATGAAGGAGTACATGTACAACTGGAGCGGCCAGCGTCCGTCGATCGTCGGCAAGTACGACGAGCAAGGCGAGTGGATCCTGCCGTCCACGGGCGAACTGACCCCGGCGACCATCGCCGGCGTGATTGGCCGCCGCATCCAGAAGTTCCATAACTCCGAGCACATCGAGAACGTGCTCAAGTGGATGGCCGAGAAGGAATCCGAGCTGGCCCTGCCGCGCGCGCAGTTCCCGCGCGTGCCGCACTACTGCTCCGGCTGCCCGCACAACACCTCGACCGTCGTGCCGGAAGGCTCGCGCGCGCTCGGCGGCATCGGTTGCCATTACATGGTCACCTGGATGGACCGCAGCACCGACACCTTCACCCACATGGGCGGTGAAGGCGTGACGTGGTCGGGGCAGGCGGCGTTCACCGAAACGCCGCACGTGTTCCAGAACCTCGGCGACGGCACGTACTTCCACTCCGGCTCGCTGGCGATCCGCCAGTCGGTCGCGACCGGCGTCAACATCACCTACAAGATCCTCTACAACGATGCGGTCGCGATGACCGGCGGCCAGCCGGTCGACGGCACGCTGTCGGTGCCGCAGATCGCCCACCAGGTGCGCTCGGAAGGCGTGCAGACCATCGTGCTGGTGTCGGACGACATCGCCAAGTGGAGCAAGCGCGAGCTCTTCCCGTCGGATATCGAGTTCTTCGACCGCAAGGAACTGGACAACGTCCAGAAGCGCCTGCGCGAAGTGAAGGGCACCAGCGTCCTGATCTACGACCAGACCTGCGCCACCGAGAAGCGCCGCCGCCGCAAGCGCGGCAAGATGGTCGATCCGCAGAAGCGGGTGATGGTCAACTCGCTGGTCTGCGAGGGCTGCGGTGACTGCGGCAAGAAGTCGTTCTGCGTGTCGGTGCTGCCGAAGGAAACCGAGTTCGGCCGCAAGCGCGAGATTGATCAATCCAACTGCAACAAGGACTACTCCTGCGTCAACGGCTTCTGCCCGAGCTTCGTGACGGTGGAAGGCGGCGGCCTGCGCAAGAAGAAGGGTTCCGGTGCAAAGGATCGCCTGAGCGACCTGCCGCTGCCGAAGCTGCCGTCGCTCGACCAGCCCTGGAACATCCTGATCACCGGCGTCGGCGGTACCGGCGTGGTGACGATCGGCGCGCTGCTCGGCATGGCCGGCCACCTCGAAGGCAAGGGCGCCAGCGTGCTCGACCAGACCGGCCTGGCCCAGAAGGGCGGCGCGGTCACCACCCACATCCGCATCGCCCGCACTCCGGCCGACATCCACGCCGTGCGCATCGCCGCCGGCGAGGCCGACCTGGTGCTGGGCTGCGACATGGTCGTGGTCAACGACTACTGGGCACTGTCGAAGGTGCGTTCGGGCCGCAGCTCGGTCGTGCTCAACAGCTATGAAGCGATGCCGGGCACGTTCACCACGCGTCCGGACATGCAGTTCCCGGCGACCGACATCATCGCCGCGATCAAGGTCGCGCTCGGTGGCAAGGATCCGCACGTGGTCGACGCCACCCAGCTCGCCACCGCGCTGATGGGCGATGCGATCGCGTCGAATCTCTTCATCCTCGGCTACGCCTGGCAGCAGGGCCTGGTGCCGCTGTCGCTGGATTCGATCATGCGTGCGGTCGAGCTCAACGGCGCCGCGATCGAGATGAACAAGACCGCGTTCGCCTGGGGCCGCCTGGCCGTGATCGATCCGCAGGCCGTGGCCGAGTCGGCCGGCCTGGTGCGCAACGCCCAGACCGCTGCCGAGTCGACCCCGCACGAGCTGCCGATGCTGTCGCCGGGTGCCTGGGAAGGCAACGAGTGGGGCGCCACAAGCGCGCCGCGCACGACCCGCAAGGAAGACGAACTGCGCCACGTGCCTGCCCATGGCGGCGACAACGTCGCGTTCCTGCCGCTCGACGACGCGCGCCTGTCGCGTTCGCTCGACGAGGTCATCTCGCGCCGCGTGGCGTTCCTGACCGAGTACCAGGACGCCTCCTACGCCCGCCGCTACAGCGATTTCGTCGCCCGCGTGCACGCCGCCGAGCGCAACGTCGCCGGCACCACCGACCTGACCGAGGCCGTCGCCCGCTACGCCTTCAAGCTGATGGCCTACAAGGACGAGTACGAGGTCGCGCGCCTGTACACCAGCGGCGACTTCCAGAAGAAGCTGGAGCAGCAGTTCGACGGTGACTACAAGTTGAAGTTCCACCTCGCGCCGCCGCTGCTGGCGAAGAAGGACGCGCAGGGCCGCCTGATCAAGCAGGAGTTCGGTCCGTGGGTGTTCACCGCGTTCAAGTGGATGGCCAAGCTGCGCTTCCTGCGCGGTGGCGCCTTCGACATCTTCGGCAAGACCGAGGAGCGCAAGATGGAGCGCCAGCTGATCGTCGACTACTTCAAGACGATCGAAGGCCTGCTCGGCAAGCTCGACCGCAGCAATGTCGGCCTCGCCGCCGAGATCGCCAGCATCCCCGAGCACATTCGCGGCTACGGCCACGTCAAGGAAGACCACCTGCACAAGGCCAAGGCGCGCGAGGCCGAGCTGTTGAAGGAGTGGGACAACCCGCTGCGGATCGTCAAGGTGGCGTAA
- the nagA gene encoding N-acetylglucosamine-6-phosphate deacetylase — MTTTTAFHNGHVLTDHGFETDVCVIVEDGHIVAVLPGQAPKGATVVDLAGGYLVPGFIDTQVNGGGDVLFNDEPTVAGLRTIASAHRKYGTTGMMPTLISDDTEVMARAIAATREAIAQGVPGILGIHLEGPYLNAARKGVHDPAKFHTPDQDELDLVASLGNGRTMLTLAPERFSADTLRELAARRLILCAGHTAATYEQMRDGFSAGIRGVTHLFNAMTPMNSREPGGVGAALENKYTWCGLIVDGYHVHDAALRVAIAARPPGKMMLVTDAMPPVGGEREDFELYGVTMTCRDGKCTTADGTLAGSALDMAGAVRNTVERLGLPLEEACRMASTYPAEFLGLGGELGRIAPGFRADLVVLDEALQVRGTWINGQS; from the coding sequence ATGACCACCACCACTGCCTTCCACAACGGCCACGTCCTCACCGACCACGGCTTCGAGACCGACGTCTGCGTGATCGTGGAAGACGGCCACATCGTCGCCGTGCTGCCCGGCCAGGCGCCCAAGGGCGCAACGGTCGTGGATCTCGCCGGCGGCTACCTGGTGCCGGGATTCATCGACACCCAGGTCAACGGTGGCGGCGACGTGCTGTTCAACGACGAGCCGACCGTGGCGGGCCTGCGCACCATTGCCAGCGCGCACCGCAAGTACGGCACCACCGGCATGATGCCGACGCTGATCAGCGACGACACCGAGGTGATGGCGCGCGCCATCGCGGCCACTCGCGAGGCGATCGCGCAGGGCGTGCCGGGCATCCTCGGCATCCACCTCGAAGGCCCGTACCTCAATGCCGCGCGCAAGGGCGTGCACGACCCGGCCAAGTTCCACACTCCGGACCAGGACGAACTCGACCTGGTCGCCTCGCTCGGCAACGGCCGCACGATGCTGACCCTGGCGCCGGAGCGCTTCTCTGCCGACACGCTGCGCGAGTTGGCCGCGCGGCGCCTGATCCTCTGCGCCGGTCATACCGCCGCCACCTACGAACAGATGCGCGACGGCTTCAGCGCCGGCATCCGCGGCGTCACCCACCTGTTCAACGCGATGACGCCGATGAACAGTCGCGAACCCGGCGGGGTCGGCGCCGCACTCGAGAACAAGTACACCTGGTGCGGCCTGATCGTGGATGGCTACCACGTCCACGACGCCGCACTGCGGGTGGCGATCGCGGCGCGACCGCCCGGAAAGATGATGCTGGTGACCGACGCGATGCCACCGGTCGGTGGCGAGCGCGAGGACTTCGAGCTCTACGGCGTGACCATGACCTGCCGCGACGGCAAGTGCACCACCGCCGACGGCACCCTCGCCGGCTCGGCGCTGGACATGGCCGGCGCGGTCCGCAATACGGTCGAGCGGCTGGGTCTCCCGCTGGAGGAAGCCTGCCGCATGGCCTCGACCTACCCGGCCGAGTTCCTTGGCCTGGGCGGCGAACTGGGGCGAATCGCGCCGGGCTTCCGCGCCGACCTGGTGGTACTGGACGAGGCGCTGCAGGTGCGGGGCACCTGGATCAACGGCCAGAGCTGA
- a CDS encoding SIS domain-containing protein, with protein MIAPTATRMYAEAQQTADVVAGQFAANASIIDALVARLKQDPPRFIVTCARGSSDHAATYGKYLFETTLGLITASASPSVGSVYAIQPHMEGALFVAISQSGKSPDLVRNAEIAKAAGALVVALVNVEDSPLAKIADTVIPLRAGPETSVAATKSYLSSLAALLQLTARWSGDAALLKATEELPAALRAAWAQDWSPLVEGLKDAHNLFVVGRGLGLGAAQEAALKFKETCGLHAEAFSSAEVKHGPMAIVGPGFPVLAFAQDDDTGAGTVAVVEEFHKRGAPVWLARPGEHRDDALPMPASPHPACTPLLAVQSFYKAVNALAVARGHNPDVPPHLNKVTETV; from the coding sequence ATGATCGCCCCCACCGCGACCAGGATGTACGCCGAAGCGCAGCAGACCGCTGACGTCGTTGCCGGCCAGTTTGCCGCCAATGCCAGCATCATCGACGCACTTGTCGCCCGGCTGAAGCAGGATCCGCCGCGTTTCATCGTCACCTGCGCACGCGGCAGCTCCGACCACGCCGCCACCTACGGCAAGTACCTGTTCGAGACCACGCTCGGCCTGATCACCGCTTCGGCCTCGCCCTCGGTCGGCTCGGTCTATGCCATCCAGCCGCACATGGAAGGCGCGCTGTTCGTGGCGATCTCGCAGTCGGGCAAGAGCCCGGACCTGGTCCGCAATGCCGAGATCGCCAAGGCCGCCGGCGCGCTCGTCGTGGCCCTGGTCAATGTCGAGGACTCGCCGCTGGCGAAGATCGCCGACACCGTGATCCCGCTGCGCGCCGGCCCGGAAACCAGCGTCGCGGCGACCAAGAGCTACCTGTCCTCGCTGGCCGCGCTGCTGCAGCTGACCGCACGCTGGAGCGGCGACGCCGCGCTGCTCAAGGCCACCGAAGAACTGCCGGCGGCCCTTCGCGCCGCCTGGGCGCAGGACTGGTCGCCGCTGGTCGAAGGCCTGAAGGATGCGCACAACCTGTTCGTGGTCGGTCGCGGCCTCGGCCTCGGCGCGGCCCAGGAAGCGGCGCTGAAGTTCAAGGAAACCTGCGGCCTGCACGCCGAGGCGTTCTCCTCGGCCGAGGTCAAGCACGGCCCGATGGCGATCGTTGGCCCCGGCTTCCCGGTGCTGGCGTTTGCCCAGGATGACGACACCGGCGCCGGCACCGTGGCGGTGGTGGAGGAGTTCCACAAGCGCGGCGCACCGGTCTGGCTGGCACGTCCGGGCGAGCATCGCGACGATGCCCTGCCGATGCCGGCCTCGCCGCATCCGGCCTGCACGCCGCTGCTGGCGGTGCAGAGCTTCTACAAGGCGGTCAATGCACTGGCCGTGGCGCGCGGGCACAACCCCGACGTGCCGCCGCACCTCAACAAGGTCACCGAGACGGTGTGA
- a CDS encoding GntR family transcriptional regulator, protein MQDYLVNEFSRQADARRAPAYQHLRRTLQHAIENGELTAGQALPSERELSKLLDLSRVTVRKAIAGLVGDGLLMQRQGAGTFVAERIVKSFSKLTSFTDDLRARGLDPTSRFLERSVGEVTPDEAMALNLSPGAQVVRYYRLRIADDIVLALERTVVPQSVLADPSLVENSLYEAFTKLGLRPTRALQRLRAIAFDAEQARLMNLAEGSPGLFIERRTFLDDGRIVEYTRSFYRGDAYDFVAELQSE, encoded by the coding sequence ATGCAGGACTATCTCGTCAACGAGTTCAGCCGCCAGGCCGATGCGCGACGCGCGCCGGCCTACCAGCACCTGCGCCGGACCCTGCAGCACGCCATCGAGAACGGCGAACTGACCGCCGGCCAGGCCCTGCCGAGCGAGCGCGAGCTGAGCAAGCTGCTCGACCTGTCGCGGGTCACCGTGCGCAAGGCCATTGCCGGCCTGGTCGGCGATGGCCTGCTGATGCAGCGCCAGGGCGCCGGCACCTTCGTCGCCGAGCGCATCGTCAAATCCTTCTCCAAGCTCACCAGCTTCACCGACGACCTGCGCGCGCGTGGCCTGGACCCGACCTCGCGCTTCCTCGAGCGCAGCGTCGGCGAGGTCACGCCCGACGAGGCGATGGCGCTGAACCTGTCGCCGGGCGCCCAGGTCGTTCGCTATTACCGCCTGCGCATCGCCGACGACATCGTGCTGGCGCTCGAACGCACCGTCGTTCCGCAGTCGGTACTGGCCGACCCGAGCCTGGTCGAGAACTCGCTGTACGAGGCTTTCACCAAGCTCGGCCTGCGCCCGACCCGTGCGCTGCAGCGCTTGCGCGCGATCGCCTTCGACGCCGAGCAGGCGCGGCTGATGAACCTGGCCGAGGGCAGCCCCGGCCTTTTCATCGAGCGCCGCACCTTCCTTGATGACGGCCGCATCGTTGAATACACGCGTTCGTTCTACCGCGGCGATGCTTACGATTTCGTTGCCGAGTTGCAGAGCGAATGA
- the zwf gene encoding glucose-6-phosphate dehydrogenase, with amino-acid sequence MSPSIAPMAPFDLIIFGGTGDLALRKLLPALFHRYVDGQIVAGTRILGLARDTLGDEAYRERVREALQKTLADDPRSPAALEPFLEMLGYRRIDLSADTGWAELAGELSDESRVRVFYLAVGPDLFGSVGARLQAHGLTGANTRVVVEKPIGHDRASAVAINDALGKVFDESQIYRIDHYLGKETVQNLIALRFGNALFEPLWKAEHIDHVQITVAETVGLERRASYYDKSGALRDMVQNHILQLLCLVAMEPPSSLAADAIRDEKLKVLRSLSPIENGATSQLTVRGQYRAGAVEGRPVPGYLEELGRNDSRTETFVALKAEVRNWRWAGVPFYLRTGKRLTDRMSEIVVTFRQVPHSIFGELAEPIYPNQLVIRLQPDEGVKLWLMNKVPGPGGLRLRRVPMDLSFAETFGGRQPEAYERLLMDVVRGNPMLFMRRDEVEAAWAWIDPIRAAWEASADAPKAYTAGSWGPSAAVALIERDGRTWHEDAV; translated from the coding sequence GTGAGCCCCTCCATCGCGCCGATGGCGCCCTTCGATCTGATCATCTTCGGCGGCACGGGCGACCTGGCCCTGCGCAAGCTGCTGCCGGCCCTGTTCCACCGCTATGTCGACGGCCAGATCGTCGCCGGCACCCGGATCCTCGGTCTCGCCCGCGACACCCTCGGCGACGAGGCCTACCGCGAACGCGTCCGCGAGGCTCTGCAGAAGACCCTCGCCGACGACCCGCGTTCGCCGGCGGCACTGGAACCGTTCCTGGAGATGCTCGGCTATCGCCGCATCGACCTCAGCGCCGACACCGGCTGGGCGGAACTGGCGGGCGAGCTGTCCGACGAGTCGCGGGTCCGCGTGTTCTACCTCGCCGTCGGCCCGGACCTGTTCGGCAGCGTCGGCGCCCGCCTGCAGGCGCATGGCCTGACCGGTGCCAACACCCGCGTGGTGGTGGAAAAGCCGATCGGCCACGACCGCGCCAGCGCGGTGGCCATCAACGATGCACTCGGCAAGGTCTTCGACGAATCGCAGATCTATCGAATCGACCATTACCTCGGCAAGGAAACGGTGCAGAACCTTATCGCGCTGCGATTCGGCAATGCCCTGTTCGAGCCGTTGTGGAAGGCCGAGCACATCGACCACGTGCAGATCACCGTGGCCGAGACCGTCGGCCTGGAGCGTCGAGCCAGCTACTACGACAAGTCCGGCGCGCTGCGCGACATGGTCCAGAACCACATCCTGCAGCTGCTGTGCCTGGTGGCGATGGAACCGCCGTCGTCGCTTGCCGCCGATGCGATCCGCGACGAGAAGCTGAAGGTGTTGCGCTCGCTGAGCCCGATCGAGAACGGCGCGACTTCGCAGCTGACGGTGCGTGGCCAGTACCGTGCCGGCGCCGTCGAAGGCCGTCCGGTGCCGGGCTACCTCGAAGAGCTGGGCCGCAACGATTCGCGCACCGAAACCTTCGTCGCCCTCAAGGCCGAAGTGCGCAACTGGCGCTGGGCCGGCGTGCCGTTCTACCTGCGCACCGGCAAGCGCCTGACCGATCGCATGTCGGAGATCGTGGTCACCTTCCGCCAGGTGCCGCACTCGATCTTCGGCGAGCTGGCCGAACCGATCTACCCGAACCAGCTGGTGATCCGCCTGCAGCCCGACGAGGGCGTGAAGCTGTGGCTGATGAACAAGGTGCCCGGCCCGGGTGGTCTGCGCCTGCGTCGCGTGCCGATGGACCTGAGCTTCGCCGAGACTTTCGGCGGCCGCCAGCCGGAAGCCTACGAGCGCCTGCTGATGGACGTCGTGCGCGGCAACCCGATGCTGTTCATGCGCCGCGACGAAGTCGAAGCGGCGTGGGCCTGGATAGATCCGATCCGCGCCGCGTGGGAGGCCAGCGCCGACGCGCCCAAGGCCTATACCGCCGGCAGTTGGGGCCCGAGTGCGGCAGTAGCGCTGATCGAGCGCGACGGAAGGACCTGGCATGAAGACGCTGTCTGA
- the pgl gene encoding 6-phosphogluconolactonase — MKTLSDPLKAAPPSGAQAQRIHAERFTVLTPDPLPLREHLFDDRADLAVALAEAVAADLRAAIARRGHARLAVSGGTTPRAFLIELSKQTLDWAHVTVVPVDDRWVAPDHPRSNERLLRETLFQGDATQAQLLPLRRPTETPESALLPVLTQVANEALPLDVVVLGMGEDGHVASLFPDLQRRDIGLQPTGRAPVLAVRSASAPEPRITLTLSAIFTAPSLYLHIEGAKKRGVLDGAACDPRSKLPIRSVLSGAPVVPMLFWSP; from the coding sequence ATGAAGACGCTGTCTGACCCTCTGAAAGCCGCACCGCCATCCGGCGCGCAGGCTCAACGAATCCATGCGGAGCGATTCACCGTGCTGACCCCGGATCCCCTGCCGCTGCGCGAGCACCTCTTCGATGACCGTGCCGATCTCGCCGTGGCGCTGGCCGAGGCGGTCGCCGCCGACCTGCGCGCGGCCATCGCCCGACGCGGCCATGCCCGCCTGGCGGTATCCGGCGGCACCACGCCGCGCGCTTTCCTGATCGAGCTGTCGAAGCAGACGCTGGACTGGGCGCACGTCACCGTGGTGCCGGTCGACGATCGCTGGGTTGCGCCCGACCACCCGCGCTCCAACGAGCGCCTGCTGCGCGAGACGCTGTTCCAGGGCGACGCCACGCAGGCACAACTGCTGCCGCTGCGACGCCCGACCGAAACCCCGGAAAGCGCATTGCTGCCGGTGCTGACGCAGGTCGCCAACGAGGCGTTGCCGCTCGACGTGGTGGTGCTGGGCATGGGCGAGGACGGTCACGTCGCATCGCTGTTCCCGGATCTGCAGCGACGCGACATCGGCCTCCAGCCCACCGGCCGTGCGCCGGTGCTGGCGGTTCGCAGCGCCTCGGCGCCGGAGCCGCGGATCACGCTGACGCTGAGCGCGATCTTCACCGCGCCGTCGCTGTACCTGCATATCGAAGGCGCGAAGAAGCGTGGCGTGCTGGATGGCGCCGCATGCGATCCGCGTTCGAAGCTGCCGATCCGTTCGGTGCTTTCCGGTGCGCCGGTGGTGCCGATGCTGTTCTGGAGTCCTTGA
- the edd gene encoding phosphogluconate dehydratase produces the protein MSALHPVVAEVTQRIVERSRDRRAAYLARIDAAAGRGPHRATLSCGNLAHGFAACSASDKAALRSGQAPNLGIVNAYNDMLSAHQPLERFPFLLKQAARSVGATAQVAGGVPAMCDGVTQGRAGMELSLFSREVIALSTAVSLSHDMFDAALYLGVCDKIVPGLLIGALSFGHLPAIFVPAGPMTSGLPNDEKSRVRQRYAVGEATREELLEAEAQSYHGAGTCTFYGTANSNQMLMELMGLHLPGASFINPDNPLRDALTAQAARRAAQITALGDDYRPVGRIIDERAIVNGVVGLHATGGSTNHLLHLIAIAAAAGIELRLEDFDALSSVVPLLARVYPNGSADVNHFHAAGGLAFLIGELLDAGLAHGDVETIAGPGLARYRVEARLAPDQQVEYVPATGRSGDPTVLRPVADPFRADGGLRVLHGPLGTAAIKVSAVPEDRWVVEAPCRVFSEQGQVKHAFERGELDRDVVVVVRFQGPRANGMPELHQLTPTLAVLQKRGHRVALVTDGRMSGASGQVPAAIHVSPEAACGGDIGLLRDGDVVRVDARNGKLEVLVAADEWKLREHASADLSSSHVGMGRELFAVFRNAAATADLGGGIFGVA, from the coding sequence ATGTCTGCCCTGCACCCCGTAGTTGCCGAAGTCACCCAACGTATCGTCGAGCGCAGCCGCGATCGCCGCGCCGCCTACCTGGCGCGCATCGATGCCGCCGCCGGGCGCGGACCGCATCGCGCCACGCTGTCGTGCGGCAATCTCGCCCACGGTTTCGCCGCGTGCTCCGCCAGCGACAAGGCCGCATTGCGCAGCGGCCAGGCGCCGAACCTGGGCATCGTCAACGCCTACAACGACATGCTCTCGGCGCACCAGCCGCTGGAGCGGTTTCCCTTCCTGCTCAAGCAGGCAGCGCGCAGCGTCGGTGCGACCGCGCAGGTTGCCGGCGGCGTGCCGGCGATGTGCGACGGCGTCACCCAGGGCCGCGCCGGCATGGAGCTGTCGCTGTTCTCGCGCGAAGTGATCGCGCTGTCCACAGCGGTGTCGCTCTCGCACGACATGTTCGACGCCGCGCTGTACCTGGGCGTGTGCGACAAGATCGTGCCGGGCCTGCTGATCGGCGCATTGAGCTTCGGCCACCTGCCGGCGATCTTCGTCCCGGCCGGGCCGATGACCTCGGGCCTGCCCAACGATGAGAAGTCGCGCGTGCGCCAGCGCTATGCCGTCGGCGAAGCCACGCGAGAGGAACTGCTCGAGGCGGAAGCGCAGAGCTACCACGGCGCCGGCACCTGCACCTTCTACGGCACCGCCAACTCCAACCAGATGCTGATGGAGCTGATGGGCCTGCACCTGCCCGGCGCCAGCTTCATCAACCCGGACAACCCGCTGCGCGATGCGCTGACCGCGCAGGCCGCGCGCCGCGCCGCGCAGATCACCGCGCTCGGCGACGACTATCGCCCGGTCGGCCGCATCATCGACGAGCGCGCCATCGTCAACGGCGTCGTCGGCCTGCACGCGACCGGCGGCTCGACCAACCACCTGCTGCACCTCATCGCGATTGCCGCGGCGGCCGGCATCGAGCTGCGCCTGGAAGACTTCGATGCGTTGTCCTCGGTGGTGCCGCTGCTGGCGCGCGTGTATCCCAACGGCAGCGCCGACGTGAACCATTTCCACGCCGCTGGCGGGCTTGCCTTCCTGATCGGCGAGCTGCTCGATGCCGGGCTTGCGCACGGCGACGTCGAAACCATTGCCGGCCCCGGCCTGGCGCGCTATCGCGTCGAAGCCAGGCTGGCGCCGGACCAGCAGGTCGAATACGTGCCGGCGACCGGACGCAGCGGCGATCCCACGGTCCTGCGTCCGGTTGCCGACCCGTTCCGTGCCGACGGCGGCTTGCGCGTGCTGCATGGCCCGCTCGGCACGGCCGCGATCAAGGTCTCGGCGGTTCCGGAGGATCGCTGGGTCGTCGAAGCGCCGTGTCGCGTCTTCTCCGAACAGGGCCAAGTCAAGCACGCATTCGAGCGCGGCGAACTCGACCGCGACGTGGTCGTCGTGGTGCGCTTCCAGGGGCCGCGTGCGAACGGCATGCCGGAGCTGCATCAGCTCACGCCGACGCTCGCCGTGTTGCAGAAGCGCGGCCACCGCGTTGCACTGGTAACGGACGGGCGCATGTCCGGCGCGTCGGGCCAAGTGCCTGCGGCGATCCATGTCAGCCCCGAGGCGGCGTGTGGTGGCGACATCGGCCTACTGCGCGATGGCGACGTGGTTCGCGTCGACGCGCGCAACGGCAAGCTCGAAGTACTGGTGGCGGCGGACGAATGGAAGCTGCGCGAGCACGCCAGCGCCGATCTGTCGTCCAGCCATGTCGGCATGGGGCGCGAGCTGTTTGCGGTGTTCCGCAATGCGGCGGCGACGGCTGACCTGGGTGGCGGGATCTTCGGCGTTGCCTGA